A single region of the Pan troglodytes isolate AG18354 chromosome 18, NHGRI_mPanTro3-v2.0_pri, whole genome shotgun sequence genome encodes:
- the LOC129137265 gene encoding MAM and LDL-receptor class A domain-containing protein 1-like isoform X2 — MCEWTSEASAGKISWMRTKAREIPAFESTPQQDQGGDDEGYYVWVGAKHAFTLNHLDSRAYLNSSVCHCLGKSCHLQFYYAMESSVLRVRLYNNKEEEIFWTYNISTHSQWVKADVLIPEDLKTFKIIFEGTL, encoded by the exons ATGTGTGAGTGGACGTCAGAAGCATCTGCTGGCAAAATTTCCTGGATGCGCACAAAAGCGAGAGAGATCCCTGCATTCGAATCCACACCTCAGCAGGATCAAGGAGGTGATgatgaag gtTATTATGTATGGGTAGGCGCTAAGCATGCTTTCACTCTTAACCATTTAGACAGCAGGGCTTACCTAAATAGCTCTGTGTGTCATTGCCTGGGCAAGAGCTGTCATCTTCAATTCTATTATGCAATGGAAAGCAGTGTCCTGAGAGTAAGACTGTATAATAATAAG gaagaagaaatattttggacaTACAACATATCAACTCACAGCCAATGGGTGAAAGCAGATGTGTTAATACCAGAAGATCTGAAGACATTTaag attatttttgaagGGACTCTTTAG